The following proteins come from a genomic window of Acinonyx jubatus isolate Ajub_Pintada_27869175 chromosome C1, VMU_Ajub_asm_v1.0, whole genome shotgun sequence:
- the DNAJC16 gene encoding dnaJ homolog subfamily C member 16 isoform X3, whose protein sequence is MPVVPLLYKLTAFAYKDYLSFGYVHVGLRGAEEITRQYNVNVYTPTILVFKEHINKPADVIQARGMKKQVVDDFIAQNKYLLAARVTSQKLFHELCPVKRSHRQRKYCVVLLTPEATKLGKPFEAFLSFALANTQDTVRFVHIYSNRQQEFATTLVPDSDTFPGRSAVSILERRTTGGRVVYKTLEAPWTGSESDKFTLLGYLDQLRRDPALLSSEAVLPDLTDELAPIFLLRWLYSASDYISDCWDSIFHNNWREMMPLLSLVFSALFILFGTVIVQAFSDSNDERESNPPDKEEVHEKAGKTEPSFTKENSSKIPKKGFVEVTELTDVTYTSNLVRLRPGHMNVVLILSDPTKTSLLQKFALEVYTFTGSSRLHFSFLSLDKHREWLECLLEFAQDAAPIANQYDEHFMERDYTGYVLALNGHRKYFCLFKPQKAVEEEEAVGSRGALDSSLHLGESRGRPSCGLGPRPVRGKLSKLSLWMERLLEGSLQRFYIPSWPELD, encoded by the exons TTGACCGCTTTTGCATACAAGGATTACTTGTCATTTGGATACGTACACGTCGGCttgagaggggcagaagagataACAAGGCAATACAACGTCAATGTCTACACCCCCACCATCTTGGTCTTTAAAGAACACATCAACAAGCCTGCAGATGTTATCCAG GCCCGAGGTATGAAGAAGCAGGTCGTTGACGACTTCATCGCCCAAAACAAGTATCTACTGGCAGCCAGGGTCACCAGCCAGAAGTTGTTCCATGAGCTGTGCCCCGTGAAACGGTCTCACCGACAGAGGAA GTACTGTGTGGTTTTACTGACTCCCGAGGCTACCAAGCTGGGGAAACCCTTTGAGGCTTTCCTGTCCTTTGCCCTGGCAAACACACAGGACACAGTGAGATTCGTGCACATCTACAGTAACCGGCAGCAGGAGTTTGCCACCACCTTAGTACCGGACAGTGATACGTTTCCAGGAAGATCCGCG GTGTCTATCTTGGAAAGGCGCACCACGGGAGGAAGGGTAGTGTATAAAACCCTCGAAGCTCCCTGGACAGGGAGTGAGAGCGATAAGTTCACCCTCCTGGGCTATCTCGACCAGCTGCGCAGAGACCCCGCTCTCCTGTCCTCGGAGGCAGTGCTCCCCGACCTGACCGATGAACTTGCCCCT ATCTTCCTGCTCCGGTGGCTCTACTCCGCTTCCGACTACATCTCGGACTGCTGGGACAGCATATTTCACAACAACTG GCGGGAAATGATGCCCCTTCTGTCCCTGGTCTTCTCTGCCCTCTTCATCCTCTTTGGCACAGTCATCGTTCAGGCTTTCAG TGACTCGAACGATGAGCGAGAGTCAAACCCTCCAGATAAAGAGGAAGTCCACGAGAAGGCCGGGAAGACTGAGCCAAGCTTCACCAAAGAAAACAGCAG CAAGATCCCTAAAAAGGGCTTCGTGGAGGTAACGGAACTCACAGACGTGACCTACACCAGTAACCTGGTCCGCCTGAGGCCGGGCCACATGAACGTGGTCCTCATCCTGTCAGACCCCACCAAGACCAGCCTGCTGCAGAAGTTTGCGTTGGAGGTCTACACATTCACTGG GAGCAGTCGCCTGCATTTCTCCTTCCTGAGTCTGGACAAACACAGGGAGTGGCTAGAGTGCTTGCTGGAGTTCGCTCAAGATGCGGCCCCGATCGCAAACCAGTATGACGAGCATTTCATGGAGCGGGACTACACGGGTTACGTGCTGGCCCTGAACGGCCACAGGAAATACTTCTGCCTCTTCAAGCCCCAGAAAGcagtggaagaggaggaagccgTGGGGTCTCGCGGTGCCCTTGACTCTTCCCTCCATCTGGGCGAATCGCGGGGCAGACCTTCCTGTGGCCTTGGACCCAGGCCCGTCAGAGGAAAACTGAGCAAGTTGTCCTTATGGATGGAGCGGCTGCTGGAAGGCTCCCTGCAGAGGTTTTATATCCCGTCGTGGCCCGAACTAGACTGA
- the AGMAT gene encoding agmatinase, mitochondrial — translation MLRRLASRCARSLGVRGGARPAAGLRHLGRSPRRRASDAPRNQPPSSEVVARPVGVCSMMRLPLQASPQGLDAAFVGVPLDIGTSNRPGARFGPRRIREESVMLRTTNPSTGALPFQSLSVADLGDVNVNLYNLQDSCRLIREAYQKIVAAGCIPLTLGGDHTITYPILQAMAKKHGPVGLLHVDAHTDTADKALGEKVYHGTPFRRCVDEGLLDCKRVVQIGIRGSAMTLDPYRYSWSQGFRLVLAEDCWMKSLVPLMGEVRQQMGGKPMYISFDIDGLDPAYAPGTGTPEIAGLTPSQALEIIRGCQGLNVVGCDLVEVSPPYDPSGNTALLAANLLFEMLCVLPKVTVV, via the exons ATGCTGCGGCGGCTGGCGTCCCGCTGCGCCCGGAGCCTGGGGGTCCGCGGGGGCGCGCGTCCTGCCGCGGGGCTCCGCCACCTGGGCCGCAGCCCCCGCCGCCGGGCCTCCGATGCTCCCCGGAACCAGCCCCCCAGCTCCGAGGTCGTGGCCCGGCCGGTGGGCGTCTGCTCTATGATGCGGCTGCCGCTGCAGGCCTCCCCCCAGGGGCTGGACGCCGCCTTCGTCGGGGTGCCCCTGGACATTGGGACCTCCAACAGGCCCGGGGCGAG ATTTGGACCCCGGCGGATCAGGGAAGAATCCGTGATGCTTCGGACAACCAACCCTAGCACGGGGGCCCTCCCCTTCCAGTCCCTCTCGGTTGCAGATCTAGGTGATGTGAATGTCAATCTTTACAACCTTCAGGACAGCTGCCGTCTAATTCGAGAGGCCTATCAGAAAATCGTAGCAGCCGGCTGTATTCCTCTGACCTTGG GTGGAGATCACACAATCACATATCCTATATTGCAAGCGATGGCCAAAAA GCATGGCCCCGTGGGGCTGCTGCACGTGGATGCCCACACGGACACGGCTGACAAGGCCCTAGGAGAGAAGGTCTATCACGGGACGCCCTTCCGCCGGTGCGTGGACGAGGGACTCCTGGACTGTAAGCGTGTGGTCCAGATCGGCATCCGGGGCTCTGCCATGACCCTGGATCCCTACAGATACAGCTGGAGCCAG GGCTTCCGGCTGGTCCTGGCTGAAGACTGCTGGATGAAGTCCCTGGTTCCTCTGATGGGGGAAGTGAGGCAGCAGATGGGAGGCAAACCCATGTACATCAGCTTTGACATTGACGGCTTGGATCCCGCCTATGCCCCGGGGACAGGGACGCCCGAAATTGCTGGTCTCACCCCTAGTCAG GCACTGGAAATCATCCGGGGTTGTCAAGGCCTGAACGTGGTGGGCTGTGATCTTGTGGAAGTGTCACCGCCTTATGATCCTTCTG GAAACACGGCCCTCCTGGCGGCTAACCTGCTGTTTGAGATGCTGTGTGTGCTCCCCAAAGTGACAGTCGTCTGA